In Scytonema millei VB511283, a single window of DNA contains:
- the carB gene encoding carbamoyl-phosphate synthase large subunit, translated as MPRRSDIKKILLLGAGPIVIGQACEFDYSGTQACKALREEGYEVILVNSNPATIMTDPETAQRTYIEPLTPELVTQVIESERPDALLPTMGGQTALNLAVNLAKNGTLEKYGVQLIGANLAAIEKAEDRQQFNEAMAKIGVAVCPSGIASNLEEAKSVAQEIGTYPLIVRPAFTLGGTGGGIAYNQEEFLELATSGLDASPVSQILIDKSLIGWKEYELEVMRDCADNVVIICSIENIDPMGIHTGDSITVAPAQTLTDKEYQRLRDYSVRIIREIGVETGGSNIQFAINPTNGEVVAIEMNPRVSRSSALASKATGFAIAKIAAKLAIGYTLDEIANDITKKTPASFEPTIDYVVTKIPRFAFEKFPGSDSTLTTQMKSVGEAMAIGRTFNESFQKALRSLETGRSGWGCDKQEKLPSLEQIRANLRTPNPERIFAVRQAMLLGMGNEEIYELTGIDPWFLDSFQQLLETEKLLKRTPLESLDGKQLYAIKQQGFSDKQIAFATKTSEVQVRQYRQSLGIVPVYKTVDTCAAEFEALTPYHYSSYDGETEVRPSDRPKVMILGGGPNRIGQGIEFDYCCCHAAYALKGAGYETIMVNSNPETVSTDYDTSDRLYFEPLTLEDVINIIEVEKPLGIIVQFGGQTPLKLALPLQQYLQGAGSASVQGAGGVGGATTKIWGTSPEAIDTAEDREKFEKILHALNIAQPPNGIARSYEDALVVAQKIGYPVVVRPSYVLGGRAMEIVYSDTELERYMTFAVQVEPEHPILIDKFLENAIEVDVDAIADTTGKVVIGGVMEHIEQAGIHSGDSACTLPAISLPTPVLEKIRTQTIQLAKALKVVGLMNIQFAVVGAHTYNPQVYILEANPRASRTVPFVSKATGVQLAKLASLVMAGQNLVQLGLNEEPKLNHIAVKEAVLPFKKFPGTDTLLGPEMRSTGEVMGIDRDFGLAYAKAELGAGEILPLQGTVFVTCNERDKPLVVPVVRDLIELGFDVIATDGTRRVLQEHGLKVGLILKLHEGRPHVLDAIKNHNIQLIINTPSGEEAQTDAKLIRRSALTYKIPIITTIAGARATAAAIRALKSQSLTVKAIQDYTAEANQGQTQNQRQDDSLVTSTSA; from the coding sequence ATGCCAAGGCGCTCTGACATCAAAAAAATCCTCCTATTGGGAGCAGGACCAATTGTCATCGGACAAGCGTGCGAATTTGACTACTCGGGTACGCAAGCGTGTAAAGCCCTGCGGGAAGAAGGATATGAAGTGATTTTGGTTAACTCCAATCCTGCCACGATCATGACCGATCCTGAAACCGCACAGCGCACTTACATCGAACCGCTGACCCCCGAACTGGTCACCCAGGTGATTGAATCAGAGCGTCCCGACGCACTCTTACCGACAATGGGCGGACAAACCGCCCTCAACCTCGCCGTCAATCTTGCCAAAAACGGCACGTTAGAAAAATACGGCGTACAATTGATTGGCGCTAACCTCGCCGCGATTGAAAAGGCTGAAGATAGACAGCAATTCAACGAAGCGATGGCAAAAATAGGCGTTGCTGTTTGCCCCAGTGGTATTGCTTCCAACTTAGAAGAAGCTAAAAGTGTTGCTCAAGAAATTGGTACATACCCCCTCATCGTTCGCCCTGCCTTCACTTTAGGCGGTACGGGTGGAGGTATCGCTTATAACCAAGAAGAATTTCTCGAACTCGCCACATCTGGACTTGACGCTTCCCCAGTTTCGCAAATTCTGATCGATAAGTCCTTAATTGGCTGGAAAGAATATGAATTGGAAGTGATGCGCGATTGTGCCGATAATGTCGTCATTATTTGCAGCATCGAAAACATCGACCCGATGGGTATCCACACCGGAGACAGCATTACCGTCGCCCCCGCTCAAACCCTGACTGACAAAGAATACCAACGGCTGCGCGACTACTCAGTGCGGATCATCCGCGAAATTGGCGTGGAAACAGGCGGCTCTAATATCCAATTTGCGATTAACCCCACTAACGGCGAAGTCGTGGCGATTGAAATGAATCCTCGCGTGTCGCGTTCTTCAGCTTTAGCATCCAAAGCCACCGGATTTGCGATCGCTAAAATTGCTGCTAAACTTGCGATCGGTTACACGCTCGACGAGATCGCCAACGACATCACGAAGAAGACCCCAGCTTCGTTTGAACCAACCATAGACTATGTAGTTACCAAAATTCCCCGCTTCGCCTTTGAAAAATTTCCCGGCTCAGATTCGACACTCACCACGCAAATGAAATCTGTCGGGGAAGCAATGGCAATTGGGCGTACCTTCAACGAATCTTTTCAAAAAGCCTTGCGTTCTTTAGAAACAGGTAGAAGCGGCTGGGGTTGTGACAAGCAAGAAAAACTGCCTTCCCTCGAACAAATTCGCGCCAACTTGCGTACTCCTAACCCAGAACGGATCTTCGCCGTGCGCCAAGCGATGCTTTTGGGCATGGGCAATGAAGAAATTTACGAACTCACAGGGATCGATCCCTGGTTTTTAGACTCTTTCCAACAACTGCTGGAAACGGAAAAGCTGCTCAAACGCACTCCCCTAGAATCGCTGGATGGCAAACAACTATACGCCATCAAACAACAGGGATTTAGTGACAAGCAAATTGCCTTTGCCACTAAAACCAGTGAAGTTCAAGTAAGGCAATATCGCCAAAGCCTCGGTATCGTCCCCGTTTACAAAACTGTCGATACCTGTGCTGCTGAGTTTGAAGCCTTAACTCCCTACCACTACTCCAGCTACGACGGCGAAACCGAAGTCCGTCCCTCAGACCGTCCCAAAGTGATGATTTTGGGTGGTGGACCCAACCGGATCGGACAGGGAATTGAATTCGATTACTGCTGCTGTCACGCCGCCTATGCCCTCAAAGGGGCTGGCTACGAGACGATCATGGTTAACTCCAACCCCGAAACTGTCTCCACCGACTACGATACTAGCGATCGCCTTTATTTTGAACCCCTTACGCTCGAAGACGTAATCAACATCATCGAAGTCGAAAAACCACTCGGCATTATCGTCCAATTCGGCGGACAAACACCGCTGAAGTTGGCATTACCGTTGCAGCAGTATTTGCAGGGAGCAGGGAGCGCTTCGGTGCAGGGAGCAGGGGGAGTTGGAGGAGCGACTACCAAAATTTGGGGAACCTCTCCCGAAGCGATAGACACCGCTGAAGACAGAGAAAAGTTTGAAAAGATCCTGCACGCCTTAAATATTGCCCAACCGCCTAATGGTATTGCTCGCAGCTATGAAGATGCCCTGGTAGTGGCTCAGAAGATTGGTTATCCGGTGGTGGTACGTCCGAGTTACGTCTTGGGTGGTCGCGCTATGGAAATTGTCTATTCTGACACCGAATTAGAGCGTTACATGACCTTTGCGGTGCAGGTAGAGCCGGAGCATCCAATTTTAATCGATAAGTTTTTGGAAAATGCGATCGAAGTAGATGTCGATGCGATCGCCGATACTACAGGTAAAGTTGTCATTGGTGGGGTAATGGAACATATCGAGCAAGCAGGAATTCATTCTGGCGACTCGGCTTGTACTCTACCTGCGATTTCCTTACCAACTCCGGTATTAGAGAAAATTCGCACTCAAACTATACAACTAGCCAAAGCGCTCAAAGTTGTTGGTTTGATGAATATTCAGTTTGCCGTTGTGGGGGCGCACACCTATAACCCGCAAGTTTATATCTTAGAAGCAAATCCGCGTGCTTCGCGGACGGTGCCATTTGTCTCCAAAGCAACCGGAGTACAACTTGCGAAGTTAGCTTCATTAGTGATGGCAGGGCAAAACTTAGTACAGTTGGGCTTAAATGAGGAACCGAAGTTAAATCACATTGCGGTCAAGGAAGCGGTATTACCGTTTAAGAAGTTTCCTGGTACGGATACGTTACTCGGTCCCGAAATGCGATCGACGGGCGAAGTTATGGGGATCGATCGCGATTTTGGTTTAGCTTATGCTAAAGCCGAGTTGGGTGCAGGGGAAATTCTACCCCTACAAGGAACGGTCTTCGTGACTTGTAACGAGCGCGATAAGCCCTTAGTCGTGCCTGTAGTCAGAGATTTGATCGAATTAGGGTTTGATGTCATTGCCACCGATGGCACTCGTCGAGTATTGCAAGAGCATGGTTTAAAGGTGGGGTTAATTCTCAAGTTACATGAAGGTAGACCGCACGTCCTCGATGCGATTAAGAATCACAACATTCAGTTAATTATCAATACGCCTTCTGGTGAAGAGGCGCAAACTGATGCTAAGTTGATTCGGCGATCGGCACTCACCTACAAAATTCCCATCATCACGACAATCGCAGGGGCGCGGGCTACAGCAGCAGCGATTCGGGCGCTTAAATCTCAATCTCTTACTGTCAAGGCAATTCAAGACTACACGGCAGAAGCAAATCAAGGACAAACTCAGAACCAGCGGCAAGATGACTCTCTTGTCACCTCTACCTCAGCATAA